In the Ruminococcus sp. OA3 genome, one interval contains:
- a CDS encoding cell division protein ZapA gives MPTKNTTQVLIGGKIIKLSGYESEEYLQKVAAYLNNKIAELGELPGYNRQPVETKSTLLSLNIADDYFKAKKQAEVFEEDSQGKDKEVYDLKHELIAVQIQLENALKELEAVRAEKQSLSQQVSKLQSDMEELLK, from the coding sequence ATGCCTACAAAAAATACAACACAGGTCTTGATCGGCGGAAAAATCATTAAGCTGAGCGGATATGAGAGTGAGGAATATCTGCAGAAGGTGGCTGCATATCTGAATAATAAAATTGCAGAGCTGGGCGAACTTCCAGGATACAACCGTCAGCCTGTTGAGACAAAGAGCACACTTTTAAGCCTGAATATTGCAGACGATTATTTTAAGGCAAAAAAGCAGGCGGAAGTGTTTGAAGAGGATTCTCAGGGAAAAGATAAAGAAGTATATGATTTAAAGCATGAGCTGATAGCAGTACAGATTCAGCTTGAAAATGCATTAAAAGAGCTGGAGGCAGTCAGGGCGGAGAAGCAGTCTCTGTCACAGCAGGTGTCAAAACTGCAGAGTGATATGGAAGAACTTTTAAAATAG
- the ruvB gene encoding Holliday junction branch migration DNA helicase RuvB, translated as MDKRIITTEFTEEDVKIEGSLRPQTLDDYIGQEKTKENLRIYIEAARRRGDALDHVLFYGPPGLGKTTLAGIIANEMGVNMKVTSGPAIEKPGEMAAILNNLQEGDVLFVDEIHRLNRQVEEVLYPAMEDFAIDIMIGKGATARSIRLDLPRFTLVGATTRAGLLTAPLRDRFGVIHHLEFYQEEELETIIQHSAQVLGVKIDTKGAAALARRARGTPRLANRLLKRVRDFAQVKYDGIITEEVAVYALDLLEVDQYGLDSCDRMILTTLIEKFAGGPAGLDTLAAAIGEDSGTIEDVYEPYLLKHGFLNRTPRGRCATVKAYEHLGIAVPETEN; from the coding sequence ATGGATAAGAGGATCATTACAACAGAATTTACTGAGGAAGATGTGAAGATCGAGGGCAGTCTGCGGCCGCAGACACTGGATGACTATATCGGACAGGAGAAAACGAAAGAAAATCTGCGGATTTATATTGAGGCTGCCAGACGGCGGGGAGATGCACTGGATCATGTGCTGTTCTACGGTCCTCCCGGCCTGGGGAAGACGACACTTGCAGGCATCATTGCAAATGAGATGGGAGTGAACATGAAAGTCACCTCAGGACCTGCGATCGAAAAACCGGGGGAGATGGCTGCCATCCTGAATAATCTTCAGGAAGGGGATGTACTGTTTGTCGATGAGATCCATCGTCTGAACCGCCAGGTGGAGGAAGTCCTGTACCCCGCCATGGAGGATTTTGCCATTGACATCATGATCGGCAAGGGGGCAACAGCCCGTTCGATCCGGCTCGATCTTCCGAGATTTACACTGGTGGGAGCGACAACGAGGGCGGGGCTTTTGACAGCACCGCTGAGAGATCGTTTTGGAGTGATCCATCATCTGGAATTTTATCAGGAAGAGGAGCTTGAGACGATCATCCAGCATTCCGCCCAGGTACTTGGTGTTAAAATTGATACGAAGGGTGCCGCCGCTCTCGCAAGACGCGCGAGGGGAACGCCGCGCCTGGCAAACCGTCTCCTGAAAAGAGTGAGAGATTTTGCTCAGGTAAAATATGACGGTATCATAACAGAAGAGGTAGCGGTATATGCACTGGATCTTCTGGAAGTTGACCAGTACGGACTGGACAGCTGTGACCGGATGATCCTGACTACGCTGATTGAAAAGTTTGCGGGTGGTCCTGCAGGGCTTGATACACTGGCAGCTGCCATAGGAGAAGATTCCGGGACGATCGAAGATGTCTATGAACCATATTTGCTGAAACACGGTTTTTTGAACCGTACCCCCCGGGGCAGATGTGCAACAGTAAAGGCATATGAACATCTGGGAATCGCTGTTCCGGAGACGGAAAACTGA
- the ruvA gene encoding Holliday junction branch migration protein RuvA, with translation MIVFVRGEVAELAENHVVIDNNGIGYEIFMPSSMLACLRQGEEVRIHTYQHVKEDAMQLFGFLTKGDMQVFQLLIGVNGVGPKAGLGILSALSTDELRFAVLSDDAAAISRAPGIGKKTAQKIILELKDKMDLQDAFEQKLMHQQDAQADAGADLAVHEAVQALTALGYSNSDALRAVKQLGGMDDMDAEAILKAALKKLI, from the coding sequence ATGATCGTGTTTGTAAGAGGCGAAGTTGCAGAGCTCGCCGAAAACCATGTGGTGATTGATAATAACGGAATCGGCTATGAAATTTTCATGCCGTCCTCCATGCTGGCATGCCTGCGGCAGGGAGAAGAAGTCCGGATCCATACATACCAGCATGTGAAGGAAGATGCCATGCAGCTGTTCGGATTTCTGACAAAAGGGGATATGCAGGTCTTTCAGCTGCTGATCGGCGTGAACGGTGTGGGACCGAAGGCGGGACTTGGGATATTGTCTGCGCTGTCTACGGACGAACTGCGGTTTGCAGTTCTCTCCGATGACGCAGCTGCGATCTCCCGGGCGCCCGGAATTGGGAAAAAAACGGCACAGAAGATTATACTGGAATTGAAAGATAAGATGGATCTTCAGGATGCGTTTGAACAGAAGCTGATGCACCAGCAGGATGCACAGGCAGACGCGGGTGCCGATCTTGCAGTACACGAGGCGGTACAGGCTCTGACGGCACTTGGCTACTCGAATTCAGATGCCCTGCGCGCAGTAAAACAGCTTGGCGGCATGGATGATATGGATGCCGAAGCGATCCTGAAAGCGGCACTGAAGAAACTGATTTAA
- a CDS encoding Gx transporter family protein, whose amino-acid sequence MKNKTAVLGLFAALAILLGYVESLIPFFAGVYGVKIGLSNLMIVFLLYLYGWREAILISVIRILVIGFLFGNLFSILFSLAGASLSLLVMGLLKKAPGFTVIGVSVAGGVAHNTAQMAVAVCLVSTFKLMYYFPVLLVSGVVTGAVIGIVSREMIRRLEPVFQKNKRT is encoded by the coding sequence ATGAAAAATAAAACGGCAGTACTCGGACTGTTCGCAGCTCTTGCGATTCTACTTGGATATGTGGAGTCTCTGATTCCGTTTTTTGCCGGAGTGTATGGCGTAAAGATTGGTCTGTCCAACCTGATGATTGTTTTTCTGCTGTATCTGTACGGATGGAGGGAGGCGATCCTGATTTCCGTCATTCGGATTCTTGTGATCGGTTTTTTATTTGGCAATCTGTTCAGTATTCTGTTCAGTCTCGCGGGTGCATCCTTAAGCCTGCTTGTCATGGGACTGCTGAAAAAAGCTCCGGGATTTACAGTGATCGGTGTGAGCGTCGCCGGAGGTGTGGCGCATAATACCGCGCAGATGGCAGTGGCGGTATGTCTTGTCAGTACGTTTAAACTGATGTATTATTTTCCCGTTCTTCTGGTATCAGGTGTGGTGACCGGAGCAGTGATCGGGATTGTGAGCAGGGAGATGATCCGGCGCCTGGAGCCGGTGTTTCAGAAGAATAAGAGGACATAA
- a CDS encoding NusG domain II-containing protein, with the protein MKKRDMILIGAVLAAALIFWVVSRALIPAEGSMLRITVDNKVYGEYPLDQDQTITINDTNICEIKDGRVKMTRADCPDHLCIKTAAVTKNGGTIVCLPNRVFLEVVHPADSDEVPDAVAS; encoded by the coding sequence ATGAAAAAAAGAGACATGATCTTAATCGGAGCTGTTCTGGCGGCGGCACTTATATTCTGGGTGGTTTCACGGGCGCTGATACCGGCCGAGGGCAGTATGCTCCGTATCACGGTGGACAATAAAGTGTACGGCGAATACCCGCTTGACCAGGATCAGACGATTACGATCAATGATACGAATATATGTGAGATAAAAGATGGAAGAGTAAAGATGACCAGGGCCGACTGCCCGGATCATCTCTGCATAAAAACAGCGGCTGTAACGAAAAATGGCGGAACGATCGTATGCCTGCCGAACCGGGTGTTCCTGGAGGTTGTACATCCTGCGGATTCGGATGAAGTTCCGGATGCAGTCGCATCCTGA
- a CDS encoding FAD:protein FMN transferase has translation MQKLILKNARTVAHVRKSARATVLSVNFKTIIKTGVLAALLLVPGFFISGCGSKQPEMVSKQGFYFDTVIGIEAYGNPDDAKDAIEHAFALCQDMEKTFSRTRSDSELYALNHRTEQSVEVSDELAEVISAGLSYYELSEGRFDITIAPVSELWDFKSENPRVPDDDSIAEAVAKVDARKVHVQGNTITFDSPDTMIDLGAIVKGYAADRLKERMEEDGITSGMINLGGNVMTIGSKPDGTDWGVGIQKPFAERNETIATVRASDCSVVSSGVYERYFETDGIRYSHILDASTGYPADTDLWQATVVTDSSMQGDVLSTVCMLLGYEKARQLTGQLDGIRQVLFVGDGGVLLEP, from the coding sequence TTGCAAAAATTGATTTTGAAAAATGCACGAACTGTGGCACATGTCAGGAAGTCTGCCCGCGCCACTGTATTGTCAGTGAATTTTAAAACAATCATAAAAACCGGAGTACTGGCGGCATTGCTGCTGGTACCTGGCTTTTTCATTTCCGGCTGCGGCAGTAAGCAGCCGGAAATGGTTTCTAAACAGGGATTTTACTTTGACACCGTTATCGGTATTGAAGCATATGGGAACCCGGACGACGCAAAGGATGCGATCGAGCATGCGTTTGCGCTATGCCAGGATATGGAAAAGACGTTCAGCCGCACGCGCAGTGACAGTGAACTCTATGCACTGAATCACCGCACAGAACAGTCTGTTGAAGTGTCAGATGAGCTTGCAGAGGTCATCAGTGCCGGACTTTCTTATTATGAACTCTCGGAAGGCAGATTTGACATTACGATCGCTCCGGTCAGCGAACTCTGGGATTTTAAAAGTGAAAACCCCAGGGTGCCGGATGATGATTCGATTGCGGAAGCGGTGGCAAAGGTAGATGCGCGGAAAGTCCATGTACAGGGGAATACCATAACATTTGACAGTCCCGACACGATGATTGATCTCGGAGCTATTGTTAAAGGATATGCGGCTGACAGGCTGAAGGAACGTATGGAGGAAGACGGCATCACATCCGGCATGATTAACCTCGGAGGAAATGTCATGACCATCGGCAGTAAACCGGACGGAACAGACTGGGGAGTCGGAATCCAGAAACCATTTGCAGAACGGAATGAGACCATTGCCACGGTCCGGGCTTCAGACTGTTCTGTCGTCAGCTCCGGAGTATATGAACGTTATTTTGAGACGGATGGCATACGGTATTCGCATATTCTGGACGCATCGACGGGTTATCCCGCAGACACGGACCTGTGGCAGGCTACGGTAGTGACAGATTCCTCCATGCAGGGAGATGTACTCAGCACGGTATGCATGCTGCTGGGCTATGAGAAGGCAAGGCAGCTGACGGGGCAGCTGGATGGAATACGGCAGGTATTGTTTGTAGGAGACGGCGGCGTGCTTTTAGAACCGTAG
- a CDS encoding RnfABCDGE type electron transport complex subunit B has product MEIILISAVIIGGIGLVIGLLLGLAGKKFAVEVDEREVAVRDALPGNNCGGCGYPGCDGLAAAIVKGEAAVNACPVGGAESAAVIGKVMGQEVSETARQVAFVRCGGSCSKAKNEYEYYGVEDCNMMIYVPNGGAKICNEGCLGFGSCVKACAFDALHIEDGIAVVDREKCKACGKCISACPQHLIDLVPYEQKTLVKCKCEQKGKAVITGCDAGCISCMKCVKNCPADAITMENNVAKIDFEKCTNCGTCQEVCPRHCIVSEF; this is encoded by the coding sequence ATGGAAATTATTTTAATATCGGCAGTCATCATCGGCGGCATCGGCCTCGTGATCGGTCTGCTGCTGGGACTTGCGGGAAAAAAATTTGCGGTTGAGGTAGACGAAAGAGAAGTAGCTGTGCGGGATGCACTTCCGGGAAATAACTGCGGAGGCTGTGGTTATCCGGGATGTGACGGTCTGGCTGCGGCAATTGTAAAGGGTGAAGCCGCTGTGAATGCATGTCCGGTGGGCGGAGCAGAATCAGCTGCCGTCATTGGAAAAGTTATGGGGCAGGAAGTCTCCGAAACTGCGAGACAGGTTGCCTTTGTACGCTGCGGTGGAAGCTGCTCCAAAGCAAAGAATGAATATGAATATTACGGTGTGGAAGACTGTAATATGATGATCTATGTGCCGAACGGAGGAGCGAAAATCTGTAATGAGGGATGCCTCGGTTTTGGAAGCTGTGTGAAGGCGTGTGCTTTTGACGCGCTTCATATTGAGGATGGAATCGCAGTCGTAGACCGTGAGAAATGTAAGGCATGCGGTAAATGCATCAGTGCATGTCCGCAGCATCTGATCGACCTTGTACCTTATGAGCAGAAGACACTTGTGAAATGTAAATGTGAGCAAAAAGGCAAAGCAGTCATCACGGGATGTGATGCAGGATGTATCAGCTGTATGAAATGCGTGAAAAACTGTCCTGCTGATGCGATCACGATGGAGAACAACGTTGCAAAAATTGATTTTGAAAAATGCACGAACTGTGGCACATGTCAGGAAGTCTGCCCGCGCCACTGTATTGTCAGTGAATTTTAA
- the rsxA gene encoding electron transport complex subunit RsxA, protein MKELLIIAIGAAMVNNVVLSQFLGLCPFLGVSKKTDTAAGMGGAVIFVITIASLCTSLIYKFILVPLDMTYLKTIAFILVIAALVQLVEMILKKTMPSLYQALGVYLPLITTNCAVLGVALTNVQNDYNVLEGTICGLATAVGFTIAIVLMAGLREKIEYNDIPEAFQGMPIVLLTAGLMSIAFFGFAGLV, encoded by the coding sequence ATGAAAGAATTATTGATTATTGCTATCGGCGCTGCCATGGTGAATAACGTTGTGTTAAGTCAGTTCCTGGGACTGTGTCCGTTTCTGGGGGTATCCAAGAAGACGGATACGGCTGCCGGAATGGGCGGTGCAGTTATTTTCGTTATCACGATCGCATCACTGTGCACCAGCCTGATCTATAAATTCATACTGGTGCCGCTGGATATGACATATCTGAAGACAATCGCATTCATTCTTGTGATCGCAGCACTCGTTCAGCTTGTGGAGATGATCCTGAAGAAAACCATGCCGTCCCTGTATCAGGCGCTCGGTGTGTATCTTCCGCTGATTACGACAAACTGTGCGGTTCTGGGTGTCGCATTGACCAACGTTCAGAATGATTATAACGTACTCGAGGGGACCATCTGCGGACTGGCGACGGCAGTCGGCTTTACGATCGCGATCGTACTGATGGCCGGTCTTCGGGAAAAAATTGAATACAATGATATTCCGGAAGCTTTCCAGGGAATGCCGATCGTTCTTCTGACGGCGGGGCTGATGTCCATCGCATTCTTTGGATTCGCCGGACTGGTATAA
- a CDS encoding electron transport complex subunit E, with product MNSPMERLYNGIIRENPTFVLMLGMCPTLAVTTSAINGLGMGLTTAVILTLSNLMISLLRKVIPDGVRMPAYIVVVASFVTIVELLLEGFIPSLYSALGIYIPLIVVNCIILGRAESYASKNKVVSSIFDGLGMGFGFTIALTLIGLFREVLGAGQIFGFQIMPASYQPITIFILAPGAFFVLAMLVAFQNKFKIGSARVKEDGTKACSKDSCMNCTNTMCGGKALADSARDKE from the coding sequence GTGAATTCACCGATGGAACGTCTGTATAATGGTATAATCAGGGAAAACCCGACCTTCGTACTGATGCTGGGTATGTGTCCGACACTTGCAGTTACCACTTCCGCCATAAATGGTCTGGGAATGGGACTGACAACTGCTGTCATTCTTACACTGTCGAATCTGATGATCTCACTGCTGAGAAAGGTGATACCGGACGGTGTCCGCATGCCGGCTTACATTGTCGTGGTTGCGTCTTTTGTGACAATTGTAGAATTGCTGCTGGAAGGATTTATTCCGAGCCTTTATTCTGCTCTCGGTATCTATATTCCTTTGATCGTAGTAAACTGTATTATCCTTGGCCGTGCTGAATCCTACGCATCCAAGAATAAAGTTGTGTCATCGATTTTCGATGGTCTTGGAATGGGATTTGGATTTACGATCGCTCTGACACTGATCGGATTATTCCGGGAGGTGCTGGGCGCGGGACAGATTTTCGGATTCCAGATTATGCCTGCTTCCTATCAGCCGATCACAATCTTCATTCTGGCACCGGGAGCATTCTTCGTGCTTGCAATGCTGGTAGCCTTCCAGAACAAATTCAAGATCGGAAGCGCACGCGTAAAAGAAGACGGAACGAAAGCATGTTCCAAAGACAGCTGTATGAACTGTACAAATACGATGTGCGGTGGAAAAGCACTGGCTGATTCAGCGCGGGACAAAGAATAG
- a CDS encoding RnfABCDGE type electron transport complex subunit G produces the protein MGKIIKDAAALLAITLVAGFLLGLVYDVTLEPIQVQEELAKKEACQEVFADAADFKESDVDLKAIASHNIENGWDKQTVDEVMEAQGADGETIGYVITVTDSEGYGGDIQFSMGVKMDGTMNGISILSINETAGLGMKADTDEFKNQFKDKNVEKFEYTKTGAASDAQIDALSGATITTNAVTNGVNAGLSAFQYLKGGN, from the coding sequence ATGGGTAAAATTATCAAAGATGCCGCGGCACTGCTGGCGATCACACTTGTTGCGGGATTTCTGCTGGGACTTGTGTATGATGTGACACTGGAACCAATCCAGGTACAGGAAGAACTTGCCAAAAAAGAGGCATGTCAGGAAGTATTTGCAGATGCGGCTGATTTTAAAGAGAGCGATGTGGATCTCAAGGCGATCGCTTCCCATAACATCGAAAACGGCTGGGATAAACAGACAGTCGATGAGGTCATGGAAGCTCAGGGTGCAGACGGTGAGACAATCGGATACGTCATTACCGTGACGGATTCTGAAGGTTACGGCGGAGATATCCAGTTTTCCATGGGTGTAAAAATGGACGGGACGATGAATGGTATTTCAATCCTCAGTATCAATGAGACCGCGGGTCTCGGCATGAAGGCGGATACAGATGAATTCAAAAACCAGTTCAAAGATAAAAATGTAGAGAAATTCGAGTATACAAAAACCGGCGCAGCAAGTGATGCACAGATCGATGCACTCAGCGGTGCCACGATCACGACGAATGCCGTTACAAACGGCGTGAATGCCGGTCTTTCGGCATTCCAGTATCTGAAGGGAGGTAACTAG
- a CDS encoding RnfABCDGE type electron transport complex subunit D translates to MSELLHVSSSPHARSRVKTDYIMLMVVIALLPASIFGIYNFGFRALMLICVSIAACVLTEFIYEKLMKQPVTIGDFSAVLTGLLLALNLPASVSWWIPVLGGVFAILIVKQLFGGLGQNFMNPALAARCFLLISFAGQMTNYAVPGGAFGNIAVDTVSGATPLLALKTGGSVDLMSMFVGNVQGTIGETSVIALLIGAIFLVCLRIIDLRIPLTYIVTLLIFAAIFGGHGLDPTYLLGQLFGGGLMLGAWFMATDYVTSPITKKGKIVYGIILGILTGIFRLFGGTAEGVSYAIIFGNLLVPLIERVTMPVAFGLEKGGKRNG, encoded by the coding sequence ATGAGTGAATTATTACATGTGTCGTCATCACCGCATGCGCGTTCCAGGGTAAAGACAGATTATATCATGCTGATGGTAGTGATTGCATTGCTGCCGGCAAGTATTTTCGGTATTTACAATTTTGGTTTCCGTGCGCTGATGCTTATCTGTGTCAGTATAGCAGCCTGCGTGCTGACGGAGTTTATCTACGAGAAACTGATGAAGCAGCCGGTTACGATCGGAGACTTCAGTGCCGTTCTGACCGGGTTGTTGCTGGCGCTGAATCTTCCGGCCAGTGTATCCTGGTGGATTCCCGTTCTCGGAGGGGTATTTGCAATCCTTATCGTAAAACAGCTGTTCGGAGGCCTGGGACAGAATTTTATGAATCCGGCGCTCGCAGCGAGATGTTTTCTGCTGATTTCCTTTGCGGGACAGATGACAAACTATGCCGTACCGGGCGGCGCGTTTGGAAATATTGCGGTGGACACTGTATCGGGAGCAACCCCGCTGCTGGCTCTGAAAACAGGCGGAAGTGTTGATCTGATGAGCATGTTTGTCGGCAATGTACAGGGAACGATTGGTGAGACATCCGTGATTGCACTCTTGATCGGCGCGATTTTCCTGGTTTGCCTGCGCATCATTGATCTTCGGATTCCGCTTACATATATTGTTACGCTTCTGATTTTTGCAGCAATCTTCGGAGGTCACGGACTGGACCCGACCTACCTTCTCGGGCAGCTGTTCGGAGGCGGACTGATGCTTGGTGCATGGTTCATGGCAACCGATTACGTGACTTCACCGATCACGAAAAAAGGAAAGATTGTCTACGGTATCATACTTGGTATTCTGACAGGTATTTTCCGGCTTTTCGGAGGTACAGCGGAGGGCGTATCTTATGCGATCATCTTTGGCAACCTTCTTGTTCCGCTGATTGAGCGTGTGACGATGCCTGTTGCATTCGGTCTGGAAAAAGGAGGGAAGCGTAATGGGTAA
- the rsxC gene encoding electron transport complex subunit RsxC yields MGILTFKGGVHPYDGKELSKDKPIQTLNPTGDLVYPLSQHIGAPARPIVQKGDHVLMGQKIAEAGGFVSAPIYASVSGTVKGIEPHLTTVGSVVDAIVVENDEKYETVEFQGIASLDELSKEDILKRISEGGVVGMGGAGFPTHVKLAPKEPDKIEYVLVNGAECEPYLTSDYRRMLEEPDKVIGGLKVILKLFDHAKGYICIEDNKPDCIAKMSEMVKDEPRIEVKALKTKYPQGAERMLIYATTKRKINSSMLPADAGCVVDNIDTVVAIYKSVMLGTPLMHRIVTVTGDAIANPQNYYVAIGTNYQELVDASGGFKTEPKKLISGGPMMGFSMFDMNVPVTKTTSSLLCLVKDDIADSPTTACINCGRCVSDCPENLVPSRLATAADHHDMVKFEKMNGAECCECGCCSYVCPAKRPLAQSIKSMRKEVLASRRKK; encoded by the coding sequence ATGGGAATTTTAACATTTAAGGGTGGCGTTCATCCTTATGATGGGAAAGAATTGTCGAAAGACAAACCGATCCAGACGTTGAATCCAACGGGGGACCTGGTTTATCCATTATCGCAGCATATCGGCGCGCCGGCAAGACCCATCGTACAAAAGGGTGATCATGTTCTGATGGGACAGAAGATCGCAGAAGCGGGCGGTTTCGTTTCAGCGCCGATCTATGCCAGTGTTTCAGGAACTGTTAAAGGAATTGAACCGCATCTGACAACCGTTGGTTCTGTTGTAGACGCGATTGTAGTGGAAAATGATGAGAAATATGAGACCGTAGAGTTCCAGGGAATTGCATCACTGGATGAACTTTCAAAGGAAGACATACTGAAGCGCATTTCTGAAGGCGGTGTTGTGGGAATGGGCGGAGCCGGCTTTCCGACACACGTGAAGCTTGCACCTAAGGAACCGGATAAGATTGAGTATGTACTTGTCAACGGAGCAGAATGTGAGCCTTATCTGACGAGTGATTACCGCAGAATGCTGGAGGAACCTGACAAAGTGATCGGTGGTCTGAAGGTGATTCTGAAATTATTTGATCATGCAAAGGGGTACATATGCATCGAGGACAACAAACCGGACTGTATCGCTAAAATGAGCGAGATGGTGAAAGATGAACCGCGAATTGAAGTAAAAGCATTAAAAACGAAATATCCGCAGGGTGCGGAGCGTATGCTGATCTATGCGACGACAAAACGGAAGATCAATTCTTCCATGCTGCCGGCTGATGCGGGCTGTGTTGTGGACAATATTGATACCGTCGTAGCCATCTATAAATCGGTGATGCTCGGAACGCCGCTGATGCACAGAATCGTCACGGTTACCGGAGATGCGATTGCAAATCCGCAGAACTACTATGTGGCAATCGGAACAAACTACCAGGAGCTTGTGGACGCTTCAGGCGGTTTTAAAACGGAGCCGAAAAAACTGATCTCGGGAGGTCCGATGATGGGATTTTCCATGTTTGATATGAATGTTCCGGTGACAAAGACGACATCATCGCTTTTATGTCTGGTAAAAGATGATATTGCTGACAGCCCGACAACGGCATGTATTAACTGCGGACGGTGTGTCTCTGACTGCCCTGAGAACCTGGTGCCGTCAAGGCTAGCGACGGCCGCGGATCATCATGATATGGTAAAATTCGAAAAAATGAACGGCGCGGAGTGTTGTGAATGCGGCTGCTGCAGTTATGTCTGTCCGGCAAAACGTCCGCTCGCCCAGTCGATCAAGTCAATGCGCAAGGAAGTATTGGCAAGCCGCAGGAAGAAATAA
- a CDS encoding ribonuclease H-like domain-containing protein, whose product MMQIHKFPVETPPSFDKIANTLPEGFCLFDIETTGLSPGRSYLYLIGMLKKECGSWQLTQWFCESPLDEKHAIGSFADALPEASCLIHFNGRSFDLPYLKHKCVYYGIADFLSLIPELDLYSVLRPYRSLLSVSSMKQQDLEQLAGSPRTDDKSGKELIGVYREYLRTADNRFLEMLLRHNREDVAGMAWILPLLTLDRLFQGEFKVLDMTKQEKTVTLSLQTDHPLPVSFSCSQSGFCLSVRADSLTLSAERFDGTLKYFFPDYRNYYYLPDEDTAVHKSIGRYVERGHRIQATQKNCYQKKSGSYVLLPPGYACSLPVFGQNHRMEPSWCLYDDFSEISDFKSYAHAALQYVRTGKQEASKKWTDI is encoded by the coding sequence ATGATGCAAATACACAAATTCCCCGTAGAAACCCCACCTTCTTTTGACAAAATAGCCAATACGCTGCCCGAAGGATTCTGCCTGTTCGACATTGAGACCACCGGTCTCTCTCCCGGCAGAAGCTACCTTTATCTGATCGGCATGCTGAAAAAAGAGTGCGGCTCCTGGCAGCTGACACAGTGGTTCTGTGAATCTCCTCTCGATGAGAAACATGCCATCGGCTCATTCGCCGACGCTCTCCCGGAAGCCTCCTGCCTTATACATTTTAATGGAAGATCATTTGACCTTCCGTACCTTAAACATAAATGTGTGTACTACGGCATTGCCGATTTTCTGTCACTGATACCGGAACTGGATCTCTACTCCGTGCTGCGCCCATACCGCTCCCTGCTTTCCGTATCTTCCATGAAGCAGCAGGATCTGGAGCAGCTTGCAGGAAGCCCCCGCACAGATGACAAATCCGGAAAAGAGCTGATCGGGGTTTACCGTGAGTACCTCCGTACCGCCGATAACCGTTTTCTGGAAATGCTGCTTCGGCATAACCGGGAAGATGTGGCCGGCATGGCATGGATCCTGCCTCTTCTTACCCTTGACCGCTTATTCCAGGGTGAATTCAAAGTACTCGACATGACAAAGCAGGAAAAGACGGTCACCTTGTCACTGCAGACGGATCATCCGCTTCCGGTGTCTTTTTCCTGTTCACAAAGCGGCTTCTGCCTTTCCGTCAGAGCGGACAGTCTGACTCTGTCGGCTGAAAGATTTGACGGCACATTGAAATACTTTTTTCCAGATTACAGGAATTACTATTATCTGCCGGATGAGGACACTGCGGTCCACAAAAGTATCGGACGTTATGTAGAACGCGGACACAGAATCCAGGCCACACAGAAAAACTGTTATCAGAAAAAAAGCGGAAGCTATGTACTGCTTCCCCCGGGATATGCCTGCTCCCTCCCTGTTTTTGGACAGAATCACAGGATGGAGCCGTCATGGTGCCTCTATGATGATTTTTCCGAAATCTCAGACTTTAAATCATATGCGCATGCTGCGCTGCAATATGTGCGCACCGGGAAACAGGAGGCATCTAAAAAATGGACAGACATATGA